The Monomorium pharaonis isolate MP-MQ-018 chromosome 5, ASM1337386v2, whole genome shotgun sequence genome includes a window with the following:
- the LOC118645676 gene encoding eukaryotic translation initiation factor 3 subunit A-like yields the protein MTSRLRGPSAVKDTPRAASFAKDHFHRSEPEVHSGRCKNDGRDNRYHFGMTKLHDNNKVERNGREYNKNAQTEENSVDLLYKKSREHFGTWDIKDIVQDDMRKSRKQDLEDTQLTNGKFRGEPACAKLDKPHDRPEYRDEGYVGSLPREGRQRIESVERELNGSHKSRIKEPWEDEMETRNRGRTSKISKSNGSNHDAIQPVDERDILLKEIEHLATDGSQSPDRRIQAMIDRLKSREESKLRSGREQRSASPEKEMHGTTKSDGRGDLRSPVINSYPFDNLSNDRDRKLRDDGESKPHGKPDREEDAGQRDRSVDRKSRSTERFQRDGSFRKTSGTYNAEKNYTRRSIEDEDNHPRSRGNSSKRRSYTYEGSPEDFDVRIQRYDRALLEPRRDLDRSSPGRSSPRRSSSREPHLVRKESLKDQEPVTKKNSFRAESRRATSKDRGESNLIRKTSFKDRDNDTYKRYVAKNQHQASVRYFGKDEEDLSCQDSFKDVNASRKGFFKIRDSELDGTFLKDQNDNAERKISSMKHAGGVSRIVLRNVDDESSRSNSFKNANEDSGKKNSFKEKNAEFGETFYKDRESNSERRKNSFKDDDKEFGRTSYHDYENNIDRKTANDRYIEFGKVSFQTQDDEPRVSSPFKEKSNDAIIRTNSFKEHDASPKRRASLRGRDREGSERKLEDGQSRALSPLKKSEPAESNSSSKGAKNFCAKSWYENNRIFSAKYLRDHSKLRNSPEGRLNVDISPERGFLILQDTQGGTVEASANDPEGSPRFETRGRMDGESPRFSSTRDRNGATIIRIRSSEDASGGSAERRGRRRRPAQEICAARRRKYEDDDEDSDEDEEEDRWRRTPRRDGGVLPGRGGNAGGATPSRTVWNYREGVWHFHESIAFDRSFMVQRREAVFINRWRR from the coding sequence ATGACGTCCCGCCTGCGCGGCCCTTCGGCGGTTAAGGACACACCGAGAGCCGCCTCGTTCGCCAAGGATCATTTTCATCGAAGTGAGCCGGAAGTACACTCCGGTCGGTGCAAGAACGATGGGCGCGACAATCGTTATCATTTCGGCATGACAAAACTGCACGATAATAACAAAGTAGAGCGGAACGGACGGGAATACAACAAGAACGCACAGACGGAAGAGAACAGTGTCGACCTGCTGTATAAGAAGAGCAGAGAACACTTTGGTACGTGGGATATCAAGGACATCGTCCAGGATGACATGAGAAAATCGAGGAAACAAGATCTCGAGGACACGCAACTAACCAACGGAAAATTTAGAGGCGAGCCCGCATGCGCGAAGCTAGACAAGCCGCACGATCGTCCGGAATATCGGGACGAAGGATACGTAGGATCCTTGCCGAGAGAGGGCCGACAAAGGATTGAATCTGTCGAGAGAGAACTCAACGGCTCTCATAAATCAAGGATAAAAGAGCCGTGGGAAGACGAAATGGAGACGAGGAATCGAGGGAGGACGTCCAAGATTAGCAAGAGCAACGGTAGCAACCACGATGCGATCCAACCCGTCGACGAGAGAGACATATTACTCAAGGAAATCGAACATTTAGCTACCGACGGCAGTCAGTCGCCAGACCGTAGGATCCAGGCGATGATCGACCGATTAAAGTCGCGAGAGGAAAGCAAGTTACGGTCCGGGAGGGAGCAAAGATCGGCAAGTCCTGAAAAGGAAATGCACGGCACGACGAAAAGTGACGGTCGGGGTGACCTAAGATCACCAGTGATCAATAGTTATCCGTTCGATAATTTATCTAACGATCGAGATAGGAAACTGAGAGATGATGGCGAGTCCAAACCGCACGGAAAGCCCGACCGAGAGGAGGACGCGGGCCAGCGCGATCGATCTGTCGACCGAAAATCGAGAAGCACAGAAAGGTTTCAACGAGATGGCAGTTTCCGAAAAACAAGCGGTACTTACAACGCCGAGAAAAATTACACGAGGAGGTCGATAGAGGACGAAGACAATCATCCTCGGTCAAGAGGCAATTCGTCGAAGAGGAGAAGTTACACGTACGAGGGTTCGCCGGAGGACTTTGACGTGAGGATACAGAGGTACGACCGGGCACTGCTCGAGCCCAGGAGGGACTTGGACAGAAGTTCGCCCGGACGAAGCTCGCCTAGGCGAAGCTCGTCCAGAGAACCGCATCTGGTTAGAAAGGAATCTTTAAAGGATCAAGAACCAGTAACCAAGAAGAATTCCTTCAGAGCTGAGTCCAGGAGGGCGACTAGCAAGGATCGCGGTGAGTCTAATCTGATCAGAAAAACATCGTTTAAAGATCGGGATAACGACACGTATAAGAGGTACGTTGCCAAAAATCAACATCAGGCCTCCGTCAGATATTTCGGCAAGGATGAAGAAGACTTATCTTGCCAAGATTCTTTCAAAGACGTAAACGCAAGTAGAAAGGGTTTCTTTAAGATACGAGACAGTGAACTCGACGGAACCTTTTTGAAAGATCAGAACGACAACGCGGAGAGGAAGATCTCGTCCATGAAGCATGCAGGTGGCGTCAGCAGGATTGTGCTGAGAAATGTCGATGACGAATCGAGCAGAAGCAACTCGTTTAAGAATGCGAACGAAGATTCTGGAAAGAAGAACTCGTTTAAGGAAAAAAACGCCGAGTTTGGCGAGACTTTCTATAAGGATCGCGAGAGTAATTCAGAAAGGAGGAAAAACAGTTTCAAGGACGACGACAAGGAATTTGGGCGAACGTCGTATCACGATTACGAGAACAATATCGATAGGAAAACCGCGAACGATCGGTATATCGAGTTCGGCAAGGTATCCTTTCAGACGCAGGACGACGAACCGCGCGTTTCGAGCCCTTTCAAGGAGAAGAGCAACGACGCAATAATCAGAACGAATTCTTTCAAGGAGCACGACGCTTCTCCGAAGAGACGCGCGTCACTGCGAGGCAGAGATCGCGAGGGGTCCGAGAGGAAATTGGAGGACGGGCAGTCGAGGGCGCTGTCGCCACTGAAGAAAAGCGAGCCTGCGGAGAGCAACTCCTCGAGCAAGGGCGCGAAAAATTTCTGCGCCAAGTCCTGGTACGAGAACAATCGGATATTCTCCGCGAAGTATCTGCGGGATCACAGTAAGCTGCGAAATAGTCCAGAAGGACGGCTCAACGTCGACATCTCGCCCGAACGAGGATTCTTGATCCTGCAAGACACACAGGGCGGCACGGTCGAGGCATCCGCGAACGATCCCGAGGGGAGTCCTCGCTTCGAGACGCGTGGAAGGATGGACGGTGAGTCGCCGCGATTCTCCTCGACCCGCGATCGCAACGGTGCCACGATCATCAGGATACGATCGTCGGAGGATGCTTCCGGTGGCTCGGCGGAGAGGCGCGGCCGTCGGCGCCGTCCCGCACAGGAGATATGCGCGGCGAGGCGCAGGAAGtacgaggacgacgacgaggacagcgacgaggacgaggaagaGGACCGTTGGCGGAGGACACCACGAAGGGACGGCGGAGTCCTGCCGGGGAGAGGCGGCAACGCCGGCGGCGCGACGCCCTCGAGAACCGTCTGGAACTACCGCGAAGGGGTATGGCACTTTCATGAGTCAATTGCTTTCGATCGTTCCTTTATGGTTCAGAGACGCGAGGCGGTTTTCATAAATCGCTGGagaagatga